A stretch of Xenopus laevis strain J_2021 chromosome 8S, Xenopus_laevis_v10.1, whole genome shotgun sequence DNA encodes these proteins:
- the zbtb1.S gene encoding zinc finger and BTB domain-containing protein 1 gives MDRSSHCSYVLQQLYNQREWGFLCDCCIAIDDIYFQAHKAVLAACSSYFKMMFINHQNTVSQINLSSVKISAQCFDLILQFMYLGKILHLPEDFDQLKEAMSYLQLYVIPECLEDIQDVNSSNLKCSSTASSSLSGKMVFGVRMYEESASKTVEEPNRWMSDPALSLNMKQEKRADGGLKPLFQKQMSEVVKKITPSKLSNTRERGSRRFGRSFTCDSCGFVFSCERLLDEHTLTCTNRHTYQSKEAGGSEQNEQGSPNPKQSPLEEGRCKVDSSQSNEDSLSPGSAKHFLADLEQMKNTVVETTDKNPVIIKIESDDCSLVEMDDINIVKISDKDYFDPSDVDDLEDEADETLSNYCVDERYSKEGKYVHSQNTQQKERNGRKGIRFVNSREDAPAEDDHETSCELCGLTVTDDDLSSHYLSKHIENICACGKCGQILVKGRQLQEHAQRCGEPQELMEGSSRNSEGRILYGEAIEEPSAVGDMLGEIWDNVNDGTLIRNSSPKKQIYKHSACPYRCPNCGQRFENENQVVEHMSQCLDHEGYRHSVSDENERDHRRKHFCDICGKGFYQRCHLREHYTVHTKEKQFACQTCGKQFLRERQLRLHNDMHTGMARYVCSLCDQGNFRKHDHVRHMISHLAAGETICQVCFQIFSSNELLEEHMDIHLYTCGVCGAKFNLRKDMRSHYNAKHFKKA, from the coding sequence ATGGACAGGTCTAGTCATTGTAGTTATGTTCTCCAGCAACTTTACAATCAGAGGGAATGGGGATTTCTTTGTGACTGCTGTATTGCTATTGATGACATCTACTTTCAAGCCCACAAGGCTGTTCTAGCTGCTTGTAGTTCTTACTTTAAAATGATGTTTATAAATCACCAGAACACCGTTTCCCAAATAAATCTCAGCAGTGTGAAGATTAGTGCACAATGCTTTGATCTTATTTTGCAATTTATGTACTTGGGAAAAATACTTCACCTCCCTGAAGATTTTGATCAGTTAAAGGAAGCAATGAGCTATCTTCAACTGTATGTTATCCCTGAATGCCTGGAGGACATACAGGATGTGAATTCTTCCAACCTAAAATGCTCCTCTACAGCCTCTAGTAGCCTAAGTGGTAAGATGGTTTTTGGTGTGCGTATGTATGAGGAATCCGCATCCAAGACTGTAGAAGAGCCAAATCGATGGATGTCAGACCCTGCCTTATCTTTAAATATGAAGCAAGAAAAAAGGGCAGACGGCGGCTTAAAGCCCTTGTTCCAAAAACAGATGTCTGAGGTTGTTAAAAAGATTACTCCCTCAAAATTGTCAAACACAAGGGAGCGTGGGTCCAGGCGTTTTGGAAGGAGTTTTACTTGTGACAGTTGTGGATTTGTATTCAGTTGTGAGAGACTTCTGGATGAGCATACATTAACCTGCACCAACAGGCACACATATCAAAGCAAAGAAGCAGGTGGTAGTGAACAGAATGAACAAGGGTCGCCAAATCCTAAACAGTCCCCATTGGAAGAGGGCAGGTGTAAAGTTGACTCCAGTCAATCTAATGAGGATTCCCTGTCACCTGgaagtgcaaaacattttttggctgATTTAGAGCAAATGAAAAACACAGTTGTCGAAACTACGGATAAAAACCCAGTaattattaaaattgagtcaGATGATTGTTCTCTTGTAGAAATGGATGatattaatattgttaaaatATCAGATAAAGATTACTTTGATCCGTCGGATGTTGACGATTTGGAAGACGAAGCCGATGAAACGCTTAGTAATTACTGTGTGGATGAACGGTACAGCAAAGAGGGGAAATATGTTCATAGCCAAAATACACAACAAAAAGAGAGAAACGGCAGAAAAGGAATACGATTTGTGAATAGCAGAGAAGATGCACCAGCAGAGGATGATCATGAGACTTCCTGTGAGCTTTGCGGCTTGACCGTTACAGATGACGATCTTTCATCTCATTACTTATctaaacacatagaaaatatatgtGCCTGTGGAAAATGTGGGCAAATATTGGTGAAGGGCCGTCAGTTACAGGAGCATGCACAACGCTGTGGAGAGCCACAGGAGCTAATGGAAGGCAGTTCTAGAAACAGTGAAGGAAGAATACTTTATGGTGAGGCTATAGAGGAACCTTCTGCAGTGGGTGATATGCTTGGTGAGATATGGGATAATGTCAATGACGGTACTCTAATTAGAAATAGTAGTCCAAAAAAGCAAATTTATAAACATTCAGCTTGTCCATATCGCTGTCCCAACTGCGGCCAAAGGTTTGAGAATGAAAATCAGGTGGTAGAGCACATGTCTCAGTGTTTGGATCATGAAGGTTACAGACATTCTGTTTCAGATGAGAATGAGCGAGATCACAGAAGAAAGCATTTCTGTGATATTTGTGGTAAAGGGTTTTATCAGCGCTGTCACTTACGGGAACATTACACAGTGCACACTAAAGAAAAGCAGTTTGCCTGTCAGACTTGTGGAAAGCAATTTCTTCGAGAGCGCCAGCTTCGACTGCATAATGATATGCACACGGGAATGGCCAGGTACGTGTGCTCCTTATGTGACCAAGGGAACTTCCGAAAACATGACCATGTCCGTCACATGATTTCTCACTTGGCAGCTGGGGAAACTATATGCCAAGTCTGCTTTCAGATTTTCTCAAGCAATGAACTCTTGGAAGAGCACATGGATATTCATCTTTACACATGTGGTGTTTGTGGTGCAAAATTTAACCTGCGCAAAGACATGAGGTCACATTATAATGCgaagcattttaaaaaagcatag